CCTTATGAGACCTTGCACAGGCCAAGCAGCAGCATCACCAAGTGCACAAATCGTGTGCCCTTCAATCTGCTTGGTCACCTCCTGAAGCATGTCAATCTCTTCCAACTTTGCATTACCGACCTTTAACCTCTCCATGATCATCCAAAGCCATGGTGTCCCCTCTCTGCATGGTGTGCACTGGCCACAACTTTCATGCTTGTAGAAATAAGATAGCCTGGCAATTGCATCTACAACATCAGTTGATTTATCCATCACAATTACAGCTGCAGTCCCCAGTCCTGATGTAACAGCCTTAAGTGCATCATAATCCATCAGCACGTCATCACAAATATGCTTGGGGAGCAATGGAACAGATGAACCCCCTGGAATAACTGCCAGTAAATTGTCCCATCCACCTCGAACACCTCCGCAATGCCTCTCTATCAGCTCCTTTAGGGGTATACTCATCTCTTCTTCAACAGTGCAAGGCTTGTTCACATGACCAGACACACAAAAAAGTTTTGTACCTGAATTATTCTTCCTCCCAAAACTTGCAAACCATTCTGGTCCACGCCTCAAAATGGTAGGAGAAACAGCCACTGTTTCCACATTTGTTACAGTTGTGGGACAGCCATATAACCCTGCATTAGCCGGGAAAGGAGGCTTCAACCTTGGTTTCCCCTGTTTTCCTTCAAGGCTCTCCAAAAGGGCAGTCTCTTCCCCGCAAATATAAGCACCCGCACCATAATGGATATGTACATCAAAATCATAACCAGATCCACATGCATTCTTCCCCAAAAGTCCAGCTTCATAAGCCTCGTTTCTGGCTCTTTCAAGGTTCTTACGTTCATTCACATACTCACCCCTTATGTAGATGTAAGCAGCAGTAGCCCTCATTCCAACCCCGGCAATCAAACAGCCCTCCAATAATTTGTGTGGATCGTGACGCATGATTTCCCTGTCCTTACAGGTTCCAGGTTCACTTTCATCAGCATTGACAACAAGATATGAAGGGCGGCCATCAGATACTTTGGGCATGAATGACCATTTAAGGCCAGATGGAAAACCAGCACCACCACGTCCGCGGAGGCCAGACTTCTTCATTTCATTAACAATCCAATCAGCACCCTTAAGTACCAAATCTTTGGTTCTGTACCAATCACCCCGTTTCATTGAACCCTTAAGAAATGGGTCATGCAACCCATACAGGTTTGTGAAAATTCTGTCCTCATCTTTAAGGCCACCGAAGTGGGTTTTTTCAGGAGGTGGGGGAGGCAGTGGAGTACTAGCAGTTGGTGCACCTTGGGTGCTGAATGATCTGAAGCCAGCACCACATCTCTCACTGTGATGTCGTACCAAAGCTGCCTGCCGCAAGGAAAGAAAGCTCCTCATGGGTGCCTATAGAAAGAAGAGGAAATCAATAATCTGGAAGAaagattatttaaaaaaaaaataaaggaaagagcaATCAGTTAAACTATATTGTCGAATTTCATTTAGCTTCATGAATGTtactagtggcatctttacacTAGAGTCGCCCCGAAATAATATCTACATGCTCGATAGTCGATACTTCCAAACAATCAAGCTGTTAGAAACACAACTCACCTAATAACATTGGCGTGTT
This genomic stretch from Tripterygium wilfordii isolate XIE 37 chromosome 22, ASM1340144v1, whole genome shotgun sequence harbors:
- the LOC119991705 gene encoding NADH dehydrogenase [ubiquinone] flavoprotein 1, mitochondrial-like, which gives rise to MAPMRSFLSLRQAALVRHHSERCGAGFRSFSTQGAPTASTPLPPPPPEKTHFGGLKDEDRIFTNLYGLHDPFLKGSMKRGDWYRTKDLVLKGADWIVNEMKKSGLRGRGGAGFPSGLKWSFMPKVSDGRPSYLVVNADESEPGTCKDREIMRHDPHKLLEGCLIAGVGMRATAAYIYIRGEYVNERKNLERARNEAYEAGLLGKNACGSGYDFDVHIHYGAGAYICGEETALLESLEGKQGKPRLKPPFPANAGLYGCPTTVTNVETVAVSPTILRRGPEWFASFGRKNNSGTKLFCVSGHVNKPCTVEEEMSIPLKELIERHCGGVRGGWDNLLAVIPGGSSVPLLPKHICDDVLMDYDALKAVTSGLGTAAVIVMDKSTDVVDAIARLSYFYKHESCGQCTPCREGTPWLWMIMERLKVGNAKLEEIDMLQEVTKQIEGHTICALGDAAAWPVQGLIRHFRPELERRIRERADKELLEAAA